Proteins from a genomic interval of Leifsonia shinshuensis:
- a CDS encoding TetR/AcrR family transcriptional regulator: MPTIPASRSGAPARAPRRDATANREALLVAAAAALNEDIDASLEAIAARAGLSRRAVYGHFANRDELLIDVFTRGAARLAALLDPVSHPDARVEIALFGATLWAEVEHIRVSAALAVRGPHRELVGTALDPARERLRSTVGRGMADGTIRADLDRETVTRLIEHAAVSVLDEATRAKLSDRDGHRLVILAALSAAGMGWREADDLLAATPELAFDAVQDDDAMQHDAVQDDEGADR; the protein is encoded by the coding sequence ATGCCCACGATCCCTGCGTCCCGCTCGGGCGCGCCCGCGCGCGCCCCGCGGCGCGACGCGACCGCGAACCGGGAGGCTCTCCTGGTCGCGGCCGCCGCCGCCCTCAACGAGGACATCGACGCCTCCCTCGAGGCCATCGCCGCGCGCGCCGGGCTCAGCCGCCGCGCCGTCTACGGCCACTTCGCCAACCGCGACGAGTTGCTGATCGACGTGTTCACGCGCGGCGCCGCCCGGCTGGCCGCCCTGCTCGACCCGGTGTCGCATCCCGACGCCCGGGTCGAGATCGCGCTGTTCGGCGCCACCCTCTGGGCCGAGGTGGAGCACATCCGGGTCAGCGCCGCGCTCGCCGTGCGCGGCCCGCACCGCGAACTGGTCGGCACCGCGCTCGACCCGGCGCGCGAGCGCCTGCGCTCCACGGTCGGCCGGGGCATGGCCGACGGCACGATCCGCGCCGACCTCGACCGGGAGACCGTCACCCGCCTCATCGAGCACGCCGCCGTGTCCGTGCTGGACGAGGCGACGCGCGCGAAGCTCTCCGACCGCGACGGCCACCGGCTCGTCATCCTGGCGGCGCTCTCGGCCGCGGGGATGGGCTGGCGCGAGGCGGACGACCTGCTCGCGGCGACCCCCGAGCTGGCGTTCGACGCCGTGCAGGACGACGACGCCATGCAGCACGACGCCGTGCAGGACGACGAGGGGGCGGACCGATGA
- a CDS encoding adenylosuccinate synthase has translation MPAIVIIGAQWGDEGKGKATDLLGSRIDYVVKFNGGNNAGHTVVVGDEKYALHLLPSGILTEGVTPVIANGVVVDIEVLFQELDGLIARGVDVSRLKVSSNAHVITQYHRTIDKVTERFLGKRQIGTTGRGIGPTYADKINRVGIRIQDLFDENILRQKVEGALDQKNHLLVKVYNRRAISVDEVVEELLSYAERLRPMVVDSSLLLHRALEDGKYVLFEGGQATMLDVDHGTYPFVTSSSSTSGGAATGSGIGPNRIDRVIGIVKAYTTRVGAGPFPTELFDEWGEFLRDRGFEFGTTTGRPRRTGWYDAPVARYTARINGVTDFVLTKLDTLTGIERIPVCVAYDVDGVRHDEVPSSQTDFHHAVPIYEEFPGWTEDISGARTFEDLPKNAQDYVLALEAISGARISAIGVGPARDEIVVRHDLVD, from the coding sequence GTGCCCGCGATCGTGATCATCGGCGCCCAGTGGGGCGACGAAGGCAAAGGCAAAGCCACCGACCTGCTCGGCAGCCGCATCGACTACGTCGTCAAGTTCAACGGCGGCAACAATGCCGGTCACACGGTCGTCGTCGGCGACGAGAAGTACGCGCTGCACCTGCTGCCGTCCGGCATCCTGACGGAGGGCGTCACCCCGGTCATCGCCAACGGCGTCGTCGTCGACATCGAGGTGCTGTTCCAGGAGCTCGACGGGCTCATCGCCCGCGGCGTCGACGTGTCGCGACTCAAGGTGAGCTCCAACGCGCACGTCATCACCCAGTACCACCGCACCATCGACAAGGTCACCGAGCGCTTCCTCGGCAAGCGCCAGATCGGCACCACCGGCCGCGGCATCGGCCCGACCTACGCCGACAAGATCAACCGGGTCGGCATCCGCATCCAGGACCTGTTCGACGAGAACATCCTGCGGCAGAAGGTGGAGGGCGCGCTCGACCAGAAGAACCACCTGCTGGTCAAGGTCTACAACCGCCGCGCCATCAGCGTGGACGAGGTGGTCGAGGAGCTGCTGAGCTACGCCGAGCGGCTGCGACCGATGGTGGTCGACTCCTCGCTGCTGCTCCACCGCGCGCTGGAGGACGGCAAGTACGTCCTGTTCGAGGGCGGCCAGGCCACCATGCTGGACGTCGACCACGGTACCTACCCGTTCGTCACCTCCTCGAGCTCGACCTCCGGCGGCGCCGCGACCGGCTCGGGCATCGGCCCGAACCGCATCGACCGGGTGATCGGCATCGTGAAGGCGTACACGACGCGCGTCGGCGCCGGCCCCTTCCCGACCGAGCTGTTCGACGAGTGGGGCGAGTTCCTCCGCGACCGTGGCTTCGAGTTCGGCACCACCACCGGCCGTCCGCGCCGCACCGGCTGGTACGACGCGCCCGTCGCCCGCTACACGGCCCGCATCAACGGCGTCACCGACTTCGTCCTGACCAAGCTGGACACCCTCACCGGCATCGAGCGCATCCCGGTCTGCGTCGCCTACGACGTCGACGGCGTGCGCCACGACGAGGTGCCGTCGTCGCAGACCGACTTCCACCACGCGGTGCCGATCTACGAGGAGTTCCCCGGCTGGACCGAGGACATCAGCGGCGCCCGCACGTTCGAGGACCTGCCGAAGAACGCGCAGGACTACGTCCTCGCCCTGGAGGCCATCTCCGGCGCCCGCATCTCCGCGATCGGCGTCGGCCCGGCGCGCGACGAGATCGTTGTGCGGCACGACCTGGTGGACTAG
- a CDS encoding GNAT family N-acetyltransferase, whose product MTDTHLTAALDERSATDLAGSGLRLALVDPTDTAALDAWIVADFRGFHGRRPTAEVLAEARKNFGGRRTTAVYDEGVTTPVGTVNSWVAPLTVPGGGALDTWAISSVTVAPTHRRRGVATALLGAELRTAHALRVPAAILTVSESTIYGRWGFGPATFATGWSVDAKRVRWAGGPTPGRLSFTTPDEYRETGYAVLADAMRARHGEIALEPYLADRLLGPLTGDDDEARYLLVRYDSPDGRPEGFVSYLVRGGEEDFSRHVVEVNYLAAATDAALTALWRYLLELDLVAEVKAWTRGVDEPVQLLVQDIRGARITSEQDHLWVRILDVPATLTARRYESDGDIVLEVTDGLGFAGGRYRLIVEDGEARVESSSDAPDVTLPVESLGSVYLGHDLARGLALAGRIQGDAEALDRLFRTAVPPRLSTWF is encoded by the coding sequence ATGACCGACACGCACCTCACCGCAGCCCTGGACGAGCGATCCGCCACCGACCTCGCCGGGTCCGGACTCCGGCTCGCGCTGGTCGACCCGACGGACACCGCCGCTCTCGACGCGTGGATCGTCGCCGACTTCCGCGGCTTCCACGGCCGCCGGCCGACGGCAGAGGTCCTCGCGGAGGCCAGGAAGAACTTCGGCGGGCGCCGCACGACGGCGGTGTACGACGAGGGCGTGACCACGCCCGTCGGCACGGTCAACTCCTGGGTGGCGCCGCTCACCGTCCCGGGCGGAGGCGCGCTCGACACCTGGGCGATCAGCTCCGTGACCGTCGCTCCCACGCACCGGCGTCGCGGTGTGGCGACGGCGCTGCTCGGCGCCGAGCTGCGCACCGCGCACGCGCTCCGCGTCCCCGCCGCGATCCTCACCGTCTCGGAGTCCACGATCTACGGCCGCTGGGGCTTCGGCCCCGCGACGTTCGCGACCGGCTGGAGCGTCGACGCCAAGCGGGTGCGCTGGGCCGGCGGCCCGACGCCCGGGCGGCTGTCGTTCACCACGCCCGACGAGTACCGCGAGACGGGGTACGCGGTGCTGGCCGACGCCATGCGCGCCCGCCACGGCGAGATCGCGCTGGAGCCCTACCTGGCCGACCGCCTGCTCGGCCCGCTCACCGGCGACGACGACGAGGCGCGCTACCTGCTGGTCCGCTACGACTCCCCCGACGGGCGGCCCGAGGGGTTCGTCAGCTACCTCGTCCGCGGCGGCGAGGAGGACTTCTCCCGCCACGTGGTCGAGGTCAACTACCTGGCGGCCGCAACCGACGCGGCGCTCACCGCGCTGTGGCGCTACCTCCTGGAGCTGGACCTCGTCGCCGAGGTGAAGGCGTGGACCCGCGGGGTGGACGAGCCCGTGCAGCTGCTCGTCCAGGACATCCGCGGCGCCCGCATCACGAGCGAACAGGACCACCTCTGGGTGCGGATCCTCGACGTGCCGGCGACGCTGACGGCGCGGCGCTACGAGAGCGACGGCGACATCGTCCTGGAGGTGACCGACGGGCTCGGCTTCGCCGGCGGCCGCTACCGGCTGATCGTCGAGGACGGCGAGGCGCGGGTCGAGTCGAGCAGCGACGCCCCGGATGTCACGCTGCCGGTCGAGTCGCTCGGCAGCGTCTACCTCGGGCACGACCTGGCGCGCGGGCTGGCGCTTGCGGGCCGCATCCAGGGCGACGCCGAGGCGTTGGACCGCCTGTTCCGGACGGCCGTGCCGCCGCGGCTCAGTACGTGGTTCTAG
- a CDS encoding MarR family winged helix-turn-helix transcriptional regulator, whose product MTDFPEGPATSPGFLLWHATLRWQRAMVDALRPHDLTHAQFVLLASTWWLNGQSESPSQARLSEQTGSDPRMTSEIVRRLVAKGLVERATDPADSRAKVLRVTAAGAAAAEAAIGSVEAADAAFFAAAQRAAPGVLLPVLHALADR is encoded by the coding sequence ATGACGGACTTCCCCGAGGGCCCGGCGACCAGCCCGGGCTTCCTGCTCTGGCACGCGACCCTCCGCTGGCAGCGCGCGATGGTGGACGCACTGCGGCCGCACGACCTGACGCACGCGCAGTTCGTGCTCCTCGCCTCCACCTGGTGGCTGAACGGGCAGTCCGAGAGCCCCAGCCAGGCCCGGCTGTCCGAGCAGACCGGCTCGGACCCGCGGATGACCTCGGAGATCGTGCGGCGACTGGTCGCCAAGGGCCTGGTCGAGCGGGCGACGGACCCGGCGGACAGCCGGGCGAAGGTGCTGCGGGTCACGGCCGCCGGCGCGGCGGCGGCCGAGGCGGCGATCGGGTCGGTGGAGGCCGCCGACGCCGCGTTCTTCGCAGCGGCCCAGCGGGCCGCGCCCGGCGTGCTGCTGCCGGTGCTGCACGCGCTGGCGGATCGCTGA
- a CDS encoding SRPBCC family protein: MWTTAETATTPLPRDRVWEAVRDLHTGALTYSGADGFELHGPFAVGTELTVTPEGQESIRSTIAVLEPGRTYADVTEFGDVRLTFRYDLEDGPGDDTAGEPAGTVVRYSLTIDGPGADAVGPELGPQISADFPESLAALLAESERRAGRSRLDA, from the coding sequence ATGTGGACCACAGCGGAGACTGCGACGACCCCACTCCCCCGCGACCGGGTCTGGGAGGCCGTGCGCGACCTCCACACCGGCGCCCTGACCTATTCGGGAGCCGACGGCTTCGAGCTGCATGGGCCGTTCGCGGTCGGTACCGAGCTGACCGTCACCCCGGAGGGCCAGGAGTCCATCCGCTCCACCATCGCCGTCCTCGAACCGGGGCGCACCTACGCGGACGTGACCGAGTTCGGCGACGTGCGGCTGACCTTCCGCTACGACCTGGAGGATGGCCCGGGGGATGACACCGCGGGTGAGCCGGCGGGCACGGTCGTGCGCTACTCGCTCACCATCGACGGCCCGGGAGCGGACGCCGTCGGACCGGAGCTCGGGCCGCAGATCAGCGCCGACTTCCCCGAATCGCTCGCCGCCCTGCTGGCCGAGTCGGAGCGGCGGGCGGGACGGAGCAGACTGGACGCATGA
- a CDS encoding chorismate mutase has translation MAENESTVQALERLQSIRQSIDNIDAAVIHMLAERFKFTQQVGALKAEHGLPPADPEREREQIQRLRVLAEESHLDPAFAEKFLNFIVAEVIHHHERIASENGR, from the coding sequence ATGGCTGAGAACGAGTCGACCGTGCAGGCGCTGGAGCGGCTGCAGAGCATCCGGCAGAGCATCGACAACATCGACGCGGCCGTCATCCACATGCTCGCGGAGCGGTTCAAGTTCACGCAGCAGGTCGGTGCGCTCAAGGCCGAGCACGGGCTCCCGCCTGCCGATCCCGAGCGCGAGCGGGAGCAGATCCAGCGGCTCCGCGTGCTCGCGGAGGAGAGCCACCTCGACCCCGCGTTCGCGGAGAAGTTCCTGAACTTCATCGTGGCGGAGGTCATCCACCACCACGAGCGCATCGCGTCAGAGAACGGCCGCTAG
- a CDS encoding SDR family NAD(P)-dependent oxidoreductase, whose translation MAWDPAGLPDAHGRTVVITGGNAGVGYFTGEQLARAGAHVVLACRDPEHAEAAVAAIRRRVRGARVEATPLDVTDRGSIDALADALLERERVDALVLNAGMVHPPRERRTDRYGNELVLSTNVLGHFRLVARALPALERTERARVVTLGSLATRLGSLRLDDLQLERSYTSWRAYSGSKIAAQAFGFELDRRLRAAGSGVTSLVVHPGYSTSGRTPGVRGVNQPGRVKRFADNLQAAWTQGKDHGAWVPVRAVLDPTVTGADYLGPAALTKGVPVNGRATRSSRSPRTGARLWPLLEAASDQEFPLP comes from the coding sequence GTGGCCTGGGACCCCGCCGGGCTCCCCGACGCCCACGGCCGGACGGTCGTCATCACCGGCGGCAACGCCGGCGTCGGCTACTTCACCGGCGAACAGCTCGCGCGCGCCGGAGCCCACGTGGTGCTGGCCTGCCGGGATCCGGAGCACGCCGAGGCCGCCGTCGCCGCGATCCGCAGGCGGGTGCGCGGCGCACGCGTGGAGGCGACGCCGCTCGACGTCACGGACCGCGGCTCGATCGACGCCCTCGCCGACGCGCTCCTCGAACGCGAGCGCGTGGACGCCCTGGTGCTCAACGCGGGGATGGTGCACCCGCCGCGCGAACGCAGGACCGACCGGTACGGCAACGAGCTGGTGCTGTCCACCAACGTGCTCGGCCACTTCCGGCTCGTCGCCCGGGCGCTGCCGGCCCTGGAGCGCACCGAGCGCGCCCGGGTGGTCACCCTCGGCTCGCTGGCCACCCGCCTGGGCTCGCTCCGGCTGGACGACCTCCAGCTCGAGCGGTCGTACACGTCGTGGCGAGCGTACTCCGGGTCGAAGATCGCCGCGCAGGCGTTCGGGTTCGAACTCGACCGCCGGCTCCGCGCCGCGGGGAGCGGGGTCACCAGCCTGGTCGTCCACCCCGGTTACTCGACGTCGGGCCGCACCCCGGGCGTGCGGGGCGTCAACCAGCCCGGCCGCGTCAAGCGGTTCGCCGACAACCTGCAGGCCGCGTGGACGCAGGGCAAGGACCACGGCGCGTGGGTTCCGGTGCGGGCCGTGCTCGACCCCACGGTCACCGGGGCCGACTACCTCGGGCCGGCCGCGCTCACGAAGGGCGTCCCCGTGAACGGGCGCGCCACCCGGTCCTCCCGCTCGCCGCGCACCGGCGCCCGGCTGTGGCCGCTGCTGGAGGCCGCGTCGGATCAGGAGTTCCCGCTCCCCTGA
- a CDS encoding organic hydroperoxide resistance protein, whose amino-acid sequence MDIAYTAIAHATGGGRDGHVRSEDDLLDLDTRPPRELGGSGEGTNPEQLFAAGFAACFLSAIHAVGRAHKLDTRDSAVSASVGIGDNGEGGYGLTVELDVYIPRLGRETAEETMEKAHHVCPYSNATRGNIPVKLTLVD is encoded by the coding sequence ATGGACATCGCCTACACCGCCATCGCGCACGCCACGGGAGGCGGACGCGACGGCCACGTCCGCAGTGAGGACGACCTGCTCGACCTGGACACCCGCCCGCCGCGCGAGCTCGGCGGCTCGGGGGAGGGCACCAACCCCGAGCAGCTCTTCGCCGCCGGCTTCGCGGCGTGCTTCCTCAGCGCCATCCACGCCGTCGGGCGCGCGCACAAGCTCGACACGCGCGACTCCGCCGTCTCGGCGAGCGTCGGCATCGGCGACAACGGCGAGGGCGGCTACGGCCTCACGGTCGAGCTGGACGTCTACATCCCGCGCCTCGGCCGGGAGACCGCCGAGGAGACGATGGAGAAGGCGCACCACGTCTGCCCGTACTCCAACGCCACGCGCGGCAACATCCCGGTCAAGCTGACGCTGGTCGACTGA
- a CDS encoding glycosyltransferase, with the protein MLEWIGVIVCLILALTGLIPVIAAAATFVVIPFHAWINHYKKAAPYLPRVAIIVPAWNEGAVIGASIDRLMALDYPKEALRIYVVDDASTDDTPVVVANRAEQYPGNVFLLRREQGGQGKAHTLNHGIERVLAEDWMEALLIMDADVIYLPDSLRRMTRHLADPEVGAVSAYIREGSRDRNYLTKFVSVEYVLSQPAARRAQNVLGAQACLAGGAQLHTRENLVAIGGRVDTSTLAEDTITTFETQLHGKKVVFEPHAHVLAEEPRAVDALWKQRLRWARGNVSVTARYSKVWFRPSRVHHLGAWTFGIVWFSLWLLPLIMVTSAIGLAGLLFLQNELAATVFRVLWISAALAYLFVLILGSLTDAKTSRKELGHILLFPGIINMLVMITALFPPVTLVWLPGLFGITLSTEALFVLTLAIYIWIPFSMVVAWLARRSERTRAGRWLAPALIYLAGYGSLLCAITFDSYLKELAGAEARWDKTEKVGRVTAN; encoded by the coding sequence GTGCTGGAGTGGATCGGCGTCATCGTGTGCCTGATCCTCGCGCTGACCGGGCTCATCCCGGTGATCGCGGCCGCGGCGACGTTCGTCGTCATCCCGTTCCACGCCTGGATCAACCACTACAAGAAGGCCGCCCCCTACCTCCCGCGCGTCGCCATCATCGTCCCTGCGTGGAACGAGGGCGCCGTGATCGGCGCCTCCATCGACCGGCTCATGGCGCTCGACTACCCCAAAGAGGCGCTGCGCATCTACGTGGTCGACGACGCCAGCACCGACGACACCCCGGTCGTCGTCGCGAACCGCGCCGAGCAGTACCCCGGCAACGTCTTCCTGCTGCGCCGCGAGCAGGGCGGCCAGGGCAAGGCGCACACCCTCAACCACGGCATCGAGCGCGTCCTCGCGGAGGACTGGATGGAGGCGCTCCTGATCATGGACGCCGACGTCATCTACCTCCCCGACTCGCTGCGGCGGATGACCAGGCACCTGGCCGACCCGGAGGTCGGCGCCGTCTCCGCCTACATCCGCGAGGGCAGCCGGGACCGCAACTACCTCACCAAGTTCGTGAGCGTGGAGTACGTGCTGTCGCAGCCGGCCGCCAGGCGCGCGCAGAACGTGCTCGGCGCGCAGGCCTGCCTCGCCGGCGGCGCCCAACTGCACACCCGCGAGAACCTGGTCGCCATCGGCGGCCGCGTGGACACCTCCACTCTCGCGGAGGACACCATCACGACCTTCGAGACGCAGCTGCACGGCAAGAAGGTCGTGTTCGAGCCGCACGCGCACGTGCTCGCCGAGGAGCCGCGGGCCGTCGACGCGCTGTGGAAGCAGCGGCTGCGCTGGGCGCGCGGCAACGTCTCCGTCACCGCCCGCTACTCGAAGGTCTGGTTCCGGCCCTCGCGTGTCCACCACCTCGGCGCGTGGACGTTCGGCATCGTCTGGTTCAGCCTGTGGCTGCTGCCGCTCATCATGGTGACCTCGGCGATCGGCCTCGCCGGACTGCTCTTCCTGCAGAACGAGCTGGCCGCGACCGTGTTCCGCGTCCTCTGGATCTCGGCGGCGCTCGCGTACCTGTTCGTGCTCATCCTGGGCTCGCTCACGGACGCGAAGACCAGCCGCAAGGAGCTCGGGCACATCCTGCTGTTCCCCGGGATCATCAACATGCTGGTGATGATCACTGCGCTGTTCCCGCCGGTGACCCTGGTGTGGCTGCCCGGCCTGTTCGGGATCACGCTGAGCACGGAGGCGCTGTTCGTCCTGACGCTCGCGATCTACATCTGGATCCCGTTCTCCATGGTCGTCGCCTGGCTCGCCCGCCGGTCGGAGCGCACGCGCGCGGGACGCTGGCTGGCGCCTGCGCTGATCTACCTGGCGGGCTACGGGTCGCTGCTCTGCGCGATCACCTTCGACTCGTACCTCAAGGAGCTGGCCGGCGCGGAGGCGCGCTGGGACAAGACCGAGAAGGTCGGGCGGGTCACCGCGAACTGA
- a CDS encoding DUF2252 domain-containing protein yields MTAEEGHLRLDHEAIHSAADLFRAGKDARSRLPRSSHGEYAPAADRDPVGILKRQHQHRVAELIPLRLERMTANPFAFYRGSAAIQAADLAPEPRTGVDVTICGDAHIANFGLFASPERSLVFDLNDFDESAYGAWEWDLKRFLASVVLAARQRGFGEPDIRIAALEAAAAYRIGLRQMTRLDVLERYYVRADVTRFRSALSSQQVLDRAIEAASRRTSARVVRKITQRGADGAMTIVENPPRQTHVPEATEQNVLSILRSYLDTVPTDIAVLLSQYVPTDAARRVVGVGSVGTRCYIIVLTGPAGEPLVLQVKEASESVAVEFGGAPAGRSPVFDDHAHDDEHGHRVVGNQRVLQAVSDPFLGYARQDGHAFYIRQFRDHNVSIDTEELDFRPFADYVDACGTVLARAHAQSPNAPFIAGYLGSGTTFDVAVVEWAIAYADQAHADYLTVRQAVADGEFSAAAAPAPLST; encoded by the coding sequence ATGACAGCCGAAGAGGGCCACCTCCGCCTCGACCACGAGGCGATCCACAGCGCAGCCGATCTCTTCCGGGCCGGAAAGGACGCCCGCTCGCGTCTCCCACGGAGCAGCCACGGCGAATACGCGCCAGCCGCCGATCGCGACCCCGTCGGCATCCTGAAGCGACAGCACCAGCACCGGGTGGCCGAGCTCATCCCGCTCCGCCTGGAGCGGATGACGGCGAACCCGTTCGCGTTCTACCGGGGATCGGCGGCGATCCAGGCCGCCGACCTCGCGCCAGAGCCGCGGACCGGCGTCGACGTCACCATCTGCGGTGACGCCCACATCGCCAACTTCGGGCTCTTCGCGTCGCCCGAGCGCAGTCTCGTCTTCGACCTCAACGACTTCGACGAGTCGGCCTACGGAGCGTGGGAGTGGGACCTGAAGCGCTTCCTGGCGAGCGTCGTGCTGGCGGCGCGCCAGCGCGGCTTCGGGGAGCCGGACATCCGGATCGCCGCCCTGGAGGCCGCCGCCGCCTACCGCATCGGCCTCCGGCAGATGACGCGGCTCGACGTCCTGGAGCGGTACTACGTCCGCGCCGACGTGACCAGGTTCCGGAGCGCCCTGAGCTCCCAGCAAGTGCTCGACCGGGCGATCGAGGCCGCGTCCCGGCGCACGTCAGCCCGGGTCGTCCGCAAGATCACGCAGCGCGGCGCGGACGGCGCGATGACGATCGTCGAGAACCCGCCGCGGCAGACCCACGTGCCCGAGGCGACCGAGCAGAACGTGCTCTCGATCCTCCGCAGCTACCTGGACACCGTCCCGACGGACATCGCGGTGCTGCTGTCGCAGTACGTGCCGACGGACGCCGCACGCCGCGTCGTCGGCGTCGGCAGCGTGGGAACGCGGTGCTACATCATCGTGCTCACCGGGCCCGCCGGCGAGCCGCTGGTGCTGCAGGTGAAGGAGGCGAGCGAGTCCGTCGCGGTCGAGTTCGGCGGGGCTCCCGCCGGGCGCTCGCCCGTGTTCGACGACCACGCCCACGACGACGAGCACGGCCATCGGGTCGTCGGCAACCAGCGCGTGCTGCAGGCCGTCAGCGACCCGTTCCTGGGCTACGCCAGGCAGGACGGGCACGCCTTCTACATCCGGCAGTTCCGCGACCACAACGTGTCGATCGACACGGAGGAGCTCGACTTCCGGCCGTTCGCCGACTACGTCGACGCCTGCGGCACCGTGCTCGCGCGCGCCCACGCGCAGTCCCCGAACGCGCCCTTCATCGCGGGCTACCTGGGGAGCGGCACGACGTTCGACGTCGCCGTGGTCGAGTGGGCCATTGCGTACGCCGACCAGGCGCACGCGGACTACCTGACGGTCCGCCAGGCGGTCGCCGACGGCGAGTTCTCCGCAGCGGCCGCTCCCGCACCGCTTTCCACTTAG
- a CDS encoding CE1759 family FMN reductase, translating into MTSTDQRPFRVVVVNAGVSDPSSTKMLADRLALRVEAAAQRDGHTVETKNLDLRELLPELSGALASGHLGPRFTAAIEALASADGIIATAPVYKAGPSGLFSSFFQVLDNDLLIAKPVILGATAGTARHALVVDEQMRSMFAYLRTMTAPTSVFASTEDWQDNALGKRIDRAARELVVLMETGVEARIKDTSWNSYQHEYGSAGGNELGIDLGSDLMRLAAGGTLGGPARS; encoded by the coding sequence ATGACCAGCACCGACCAGCGCCCGTTCCGGGTGGTCGTCGTCAACGCGGGCGTCAGCGACCCGTCGTCCACCAAGATGCTCGCCGACCGCCTCGCCCTGCGGGTGGAGGCCGCCGCCCAGCGCGACGGCCACACGGTCGAGACGAAGAACCTCGACCTGCGCGAGCTGCTGCCCGAGCTGTCCGGCGCGCTCGCGTCGGGCCACCTCGGCCCGCGCTTCACGGCGGCGATCGAGGCCCTGGCGTCGGCGGACGGCATCATCGCGACGGCGCCGGTCTACAAGGCGGGCCCGAGCGGGCTGTTCAGCTCGTTCTTCCAGGTGCTCGACAACGACCTCCTGATCGCGAAGCCGGTCATCCTCGGCGCGACCGCGGGGACGGCCCGGCACGCGCTGGTCGTCGACGAGCAGATGCGCTCGATGTTCGCCTACCTCCGCACCATGACGGCTCCCACCTCGGTGTTCGCCTCGACGGAGGACTGGCAGGACAACGCCCTCGGCAAGCGGATCGACCGCGCCGCGCGCGAGCTGGTCGTGCTGATGGAGACCGGTGTGGAGGCCCGCATCAAGGACACGTCCTGGAACAGCTACCAGCACGAGTACGGCTCGGCCGGCGGCAACGAGCTCGGGATCGACCTGGGCTCGGACCTGATGCGCCTCGCTGCCGGCGGGACGCTGGGCGGCCCGGCGCGGAGCTGA
- a CDS encoding LLM class flavin-dependent oxidoreductase, giving the protein MQYGIFSVSDITRDPVSGETPSEAERIDAIVKIATHAEEVGLDVFAIGEHHNPPFFSSSPTTLLAHIAALTERLIVTTSTTLITTNDPVRLAEEYAMLQHLSKGRMDLMLGRGNTGPVYPWFGKDIRQSLPLALENYNLLHRLWHEDVVDWEGKFRTPLQGFTSTPRPLDDVPPFVWHGSIRTPEIAEQAAYYGNGFFANNIFWPKEHYQRLIAFYRERFEHYGHGTAKQAIVGLGGQAYIAKTSQEAKSEFRPYFNEAPVYGNGPTMEEFTDATPLTVGSPQEVIDKTLTFREWAGDYQRQLFLMDHAGLPLKTVLKQLDLLGEEVIPVLRKETEARKDPETPEAPTHASLVKAKYGDAAPRQPRPNANRGDNVTGASPYQDSADEFQAEYPSL; this is encoded by the coding sequence TCGCCACCCACGCGGAGGAGGTCGGGCTGGACGTCTTCGCGATCGGCGAGCACCACAACCCGCCGTTCTTCTCCTCGTCGCCCACCACCCTGCTGGCTCACATCGCCGCCCTCACCGAGCGGCTGATCGTGACGACCTCCACCACGCTGATCACCACGAACGACCCGGTGCGGCTCGCGGAGGAGTACGCGATGCTCCAGCACCTGTCCAAGGGCCGCATGGACCTCATGCTCGGCCGCGGCAACACCGGCCCGGTGTACCCGTGGTTCGGCAAGGACATCCGCCAGAGCCTGCCGCTCGCGCTGGAGAACTACAACCTCCTGCACCGGCTGTGGCACGAGGACGTCGTGGACTGGGAGGGCAAGTTCCGCACCCCGCTGCAGGGCTTCACCTCCACCCCGCGCCCGCTGGACGACGTGCCGCCGTTCGTCTGGCACGGCAGCATCCGCACGCCGGAGATCGCCGAGCAGGCCGCGTACTACGGAAACGGCTTCTTCGCCAACAACATCTTCTGGCCGAAGGAGCACTACCAGCGCCTGATCGCCTTCTACCGCGAGCGCTTCGAGCACTACGGCCACGGCACCGCCAAGCAGGCGATCGTCGGGCTCGGCGGCCAGGCCTACATCGCCAAGACCTCGCAGGAGGCCAAGAGCGAGTTCCGCCCCTACTTCAACGAGGCCCCGGTCTACGGCAACGGGCCGACGATGGAGGAGTTCACCGACGCGACCCCGCTCACGGTCGGCAGCCCCCAGGAGGTCATCGACAAGACGCTGACCTTCCGCGAGTGGGCCGGCGACTACCAGCGCCAGCTGTTCCTGATGGACCACGCCGGCCTGCCGCTGAAGACGGTCCTCAAGCAGCTGGACCTGCTCGGCGAGGAGGTCATCCCGGTGCTCCGCAAGGAGACCGAGGCCCGCAAGGACCCGGAGACCCCCGAGGCGCCGACGCACGCGTCGCTGGTGAAGGCGAAGTACGGCGACGCCGCGCCGCGCCAGCCGCGCCCGAACGCCAACCGCGGCGACAACGTGACCGGGGCCTCCCCCTACCAGGACTCGGCCGACGAGTTCCAGGCGGAGTACCCGTCGCTCTGA